A DNA window from Trichomycterus rosablanca isolate fTriRos1 chromosome 11, fTriRos1.hap1, whole genome shotgun sequence contains the following coding sequences:
- the iqcg gene encoding dynein regulatory complex protein 9 has protein sequence MPAELSGVNLLRVCAVLSDCTDQLAVLGHIMPDGYRGRARADTIAPGYIGLVLEQQKATEFHLKAVCEGQVKGAVSEATQELLRSHLVLEHSLLEDPLSPDYLSKWQRDRQFAAHVINDLLAELKDKRTFTSLLQAVEEEKKRKADLQDAIIREEEGRLRIKVLKKQLTDCRKLMILELQKREELVAHLKDQLQDTKMKTSQETNYMKQSAELLVYQEQKLNHHQEMEMENKLQMLEKKLEEETRVQVEKESFLKKHHTRLQEKFEYWLKRYEKDIEDKQQELHSLKMNKTNNLAQLQDLARKYRESEQVIIDDRLEKENLRNQLEREQLERNAATKIQSWWRGTLVRKGLGAFKKNKKAKPKKESKKAKKK, from the exons ATGCCCGCTGAGCTCTCGGGGGTAAATTTATTACGAGTTTGTGCGGTGCTGTCGGACTGTACTGATCAGCTGGCAGTGTTGGGTCACATCATGCCCGATGGTTACAGAGGTCGTGCCCGGGCTGATACA atTGCGCCAGGGTACATTGGCTTGGTTCTGGAGCAGCAGAAGGCCACCGAGTTTCATCTGAAGGCTGTTTGTGAAGGACAGGTGAAAGGTGCTGTGTCCGAGGCCACGCAGGAGCTCCTGAGATCTCACTTGGTACTGGAACACAGTCTGTTGGAGGATCCACTTTCTCCGGATTACTTAAGCAAGTGGCAGAGGGACAG GCAGTTTGCAGCCCATGTGATCAATGATTTACTGGCTGAGCTAAAGGACAAAAGAACATTTACCAGCCTGCTGCAGGCAGTGGAGGAAGAGAAGAAGAGAAAAGCTGATCTACAAGACGCAATCATCAG GGAGGAGGAGGGTCGACTCCGAATCAAGGTGCTGAAAAAGCAGTTAACTGACTGCCGCAAACTAATGATACTGGAGCTTCAG AAGCGTGAGGAACTGGTGGCTCATCTGAAAGATCAGCTGCAGGACACGAAAATGAAGACAAGCCAGGAAACGAATTACATGAAGCAAAGTGCTGAGCTGCTGGTCTATCAGGAACAAAAACTCAATCATCACCAGGAGATGGAGATGGAGAATAAATTACAG ATGCTAGAGAAGAAGCTTGAGGAAGAGACAAGGGTGCAAGTGGAGAAGGAATCATTTCTTAAAAAGCACCATACA AGGTTGCAGGAAAAGTTTGAGTACTGGTTAAAGCGCTATGAAAAAGATATTGAGGACAAACAGCAGGAACTTCATTCTTTAAAGATGAACAAAACCAACAACTTGGCACAGCTACAGGATCTTGCTAGGAAG TACAGAGAGAGTGAGCAGGTCATTATTGATGACAGACTGGAGAAGGAGAACCTGCGCAACCAGCTGGAGAGAGAGCAGCTGGAGAGAAACGCAGCAACTAAG ATTCAGTCATGGTGGAGAGGAACTCTGGTGAGGAAAGGTCTGGGCgcatttaaaaagaacaagAAAGCCAAACCTAAAAAGGAGAGTAAAAAAGCAAAGAAGAAGTGA